A genomic region of Oryza glaberrima chromosome 1, OglaRS2, whole genome shotgun sequence contains the following coding sequences:
- the LOC127782249 gene encoding uncharacterized protein LOC127782249 isoform X5 produces MRRRQRAAWRRQRLCTGRQKYRRWRSAVEAQRPTRGKQLADLAIRPSIHQRASGIVAVGQVAAASRASVKPLAAGNHLLLSNSSAGLRMDCQENNLKSFLQTNGHVVLQRVDNNYSLRYFTKNEVWHITNGCSIMLGKGAFGEVYKGILDDGCPVAVKRYIHGNLKEEFAKEVIVHSQINHKNVVRLLGCCTEENALMIVMEFICNGNLDNVLHCSNTKGCVPFPLYKRLDIAIEVTEALWCMHSMYSPVLHGDVKPANILLDENHSPKISDFGIARLLCANGAQHTKNIIGSIGYVDPAFCENGILTPKSDVYSFGVVLLEIITRKKAVDGTITLAQSFTDAIEKGKKVMNLFDEEINDKQNMNFLEDIGKLAVKCLRRDVKVRPEMVEVATSLRMIRKDLEGELGNLTQQHTSTPNNSTPSKNEGSAGRQFGNLNIFKQEEIKHMTRNYSMTFREEFHERLYNGVLGMVHAIIVKQVSTSSKTDREVFLKTMGILCQKYHKNVANVAGFHLGEYISECVYESCCELSQVNNGHISFSNQNLYEIICSTEKLPLHVRLSIAVQCLEGLVHIHSFLAENPESRGTSLFGNFRSANIFLDKNFMPKVFNANLSTFLGLCAVQQCTASVDCIHDQRSQKYYLDPKDVSDHLFNPKSDVYSFGVVLLELITWKTAKYKSGGQAHMLTTDFLDTYRIDHSATDFFVKKVYDEEGKCFLHEAIAIGVECLKLDVQMRPEMSDVLSRLRIISAAQSIRSKLMGPQAKDCGDHGPSQYIAPTPVNNDVKIPSPPTSTSTISLDILKKITRNFSNNSLIGEGSHAKVFFGVLKDGKNSAVKKLNPNEETIVQVSTISKMLKHDNVVQIHEYFIEGENRVLVYEYAPKGSLHDILHGREGVTGAQARPPLSWVQRVKIAITAAKGLEFLHEKAVPPVIHTNIKSSNILLFGNDVAKIGDLGVSKQLHVEDYDYSYTRVVPQIFRYEAPEYATQCFHAFRLLH; encoded by the exons atgcggcggcggcagcgagcagCATGGCGCAGGCAGAGGCTGTGCACGGGCAGGCAAAAATACAGGCGGTGGCGCAGCGCCGTAGAGGCGCAACGGCCGACGAGGGGCAAGCAGCTAGCAGATCTGGCCATCAGGCCATCAATCCATCAAAGGGCATCAGGCATCGTCGCAGTGGGGCAagtagcagcagctagcagagCAAGCGTCAAGCCGCTAGCG GCAGGCAACCACCTGTTGCTTTCCAATTCTTCAGCTGGCTTACGCATGGATTGCCAAGAGAATAATCTCAAAAGTTTCCTTCAGACTAATGGGCATGTGGTTCTTCAAAGAGTGGACAACAACTATAGCCTGAGATATTTCACGAAAAATGAGGTATGGCACATCACCAATGGGTGTAGCATCATGCTGGGAAAGGGAGCATTCGGTGAGGTCTACAAAGGAATTCTAGACGACGGATGCCCTGTTGCTGTTAAGCGGTACATACATGGGAACCTGAAAGAGGAATTTGCTAAGGAGGTGATAGTGCACTCTCAAATAAATCACAAGAATGTTGTTAGACTCTTGGGCTGCTGCACGGAGGAAAATGCTCTAATGATTGTTATGGAGTTTATCTGTAATGGGAACCTCGACAATGTCCTCCACTGCAGCAACACCAAGGGATGTGTTCCTTTCCCCTTGTACAAACGTTTAGACATTGCTATTGAGGTTACTGAAGCGCTATGGTGCATGCATTCAATGTATAGTCCTGTTCTTCATGGTGATGTGAAACCTGCTAATATACTGTTAGATGAAAACCACTCACCAAAGATATCTGATTTTGGAATAGCAAGATTGCTTTGTGCTAATGGGGCTCAACATACCAAAAATATCATTGGTTCTATAGGTTATGTTGATCCTGCATTCTGCGAGAATGGAATTCTAACCCCAAAGAGTGATGTTTATAGCTTTGGAGTGGTTTTGCTGGAGATAATCACCAGAAAGAAAGCAGTGGATGGGACCATCACCCTTGCTCAAAGTTTCACTGATGCCATTGAAAAAGGGAAGAAAGTGATGAATTTGTTTGATGAGGAAATCAACGATAAACAAAACATGAACTTCCTTGAAGATATTGGGAAGTTGGCAGTTAAATGCTTGAGGAGGGATGTTAAAGTGCGCCCTGAAATGGTTGAAGTAGCAACCAGTCTAAGAATGATTAGGAAAGATCTGGAGGGAGAACTAGGGAATCTGACTCAGCAACATACAAGTACACCAAACAACTCAACTCCCTCAAAGAATGAAGGCTCAGCAGGACGCCAATTTGGCAATCTAAATATCTTCAAACAAGAGGAAATTAAGCATATGACAAGAAACTACAGCATGACCTTTAGGGAAGAATTCCATGAACGTCTATACAATGGAGTTCTTGGCATGGTTCATGCAATTATAGTAAAACAAGTGAGTACATCTTCAAAAACCGACCGAGAAGTGTTTCTGAAGACTATGGGCATACTATGCCAGAAGTATCACAAAAATGTCGCTAATGTTGCTGGCTTTCATTTAGGGGAATACATTTCAGAGTGCGTGTATGAATCTTGCTGTGAATTATCCCAGGTAAATAATGGCCATATTTCCTTCTCTAACCAAAACCTTTATGAGATCATCTGCTCCACGGAAAAACTTCCTCTTCATGTACGTTTGTCAATAGCTGTCCAGTGTTTAGAGGGCTTGGTTCATATCCATTCATTTTTAGCTGAAAATCCTGAATCGCGTGGCACAAGCCTGTTCGGAAATTTTAGGTCAGCCAATATTTTTCTAGACAAGAACTTCATGCCAAAAGTTTTCAATGCCAACTTATCAACATTTCTCGGGCTTTGCGCCGTGCAACAATGTACTGCCTCTGTTGATTGTATTCATGACCAAAGATCACAAAAATATTATTTAGACCCAAAGGATGTTTCTGATCATCTGTTCAACCCCAAGTCTGATGTTTATAGCTTTGGAGTTGTTCTTTTGGAACTCATTACTTGGAAGACAGCGAAATACAAGTCTGGTGGACAGGCTCATATGCTTACGACAGACTTCCTTGATACTTACAGAATAGACCATAGTGCAACAGACTTTTTTGTCAAGAAGGTTTATGACGAGGAAGGCAAGTGTTTCCTTCATGAAGCCATTGCTATTGGAGTTGAGTGCCTAAAACTTGATGTTCAAATGCGACCAGAAATGAGTGATGTTCTTTCCCGTCTCCGGATCATCTCTGCAGCTCAGAGTATCAGAAGCAAGCTCATGGGTCCACAAGCAAAAG ATTGTGGCGATCATGGACCTAGCCAATACATAGCCCCTACCCCTGTCAACAATGATGTCAAAATTCCTTCTCCACCAACTTCTACGTCGACCATTTCGCTGGACATACTGAAGAAAATAACTAGGAACTTCAGTAACAATTCCCTAATAGGAGAAGGCTCACACGCTAAAGTTTTCTTTGGAGTGCTTAAAGATGGAAAAAATTCTGCAGTAAAGAAGCTCAATCCTAATGAAGAAACTATAGTGCAG GTTTCAACCATTTCAAAAATGTTGAAGCATGACAATGTTGTCCAAATTCATGAGTATTTTATTGAAGGGGAAAATCGTGTTCTTGTTTATGAGTATGCACCAAAGGGCTCCTTGCATGATATTCTTCATG GTAGAGAAGGTGTCACAGGAGCCCAAGCAAGACCACCTCTATCATGGGTGCAGCGAGTGAAGATTGCTATAACTGCTGCAAAAGGGCTTGAGTTCCTCCACGAGAAGGCCGTGCCTCCTGTCATCCACACCAACATCAAGTCCAGCAACATACTTCTCTTTGGCAATGATGTTGCGAAAATAGGTGATCTCGGTGTCTCGAAGCAGCTTCATGTTGAAGATTATGATTACAGTTATACACGAGTAGTTCCACAGATTTTTCGCTATGAAGCACCAGAGTATGCAACACAGTGTTTCCATGCTTTCAGATTGTTACACTAG
- the LOC127782249 gene encoding uncharacterized protein LOC127782249 isoform X6, whose product MRRRQRAAWRRQRLCTGRQKYRRWRSAVEAQRPTRGKQLADLAIRPSIHQRASGIVAVGQVAAASRASVKPLAAGNHLLLSNSSAGLRMDCQENNLKSFLQTNGHVVLQRVDNNYSLRYFTKNEVWHITNGCSIMLGKGAFGEVYKGILDDGCPVAVKRYIHGNLKEEFAKEVIVHSQINHKNVVRLLGCCTEENALMIVMEFICNGNLDNVLHCSNTKGCVPFPLYKRLDIAIEVTEALWCMHSMYSPVLHGDVKPANILLDENHSPKISDFGIARLLCANGAQHTKNIIGSIGYVDPAFCENGILTPKSDVYSFGVVLLEIITRKKAVDGTITLAQSFTDAIEKGKKVMNLFDEEINDKQNMNFLEDIGKLAVKCLRRDVKVRPEMVEVATSLRMIRKDLEGELGNLTQQHTSTPNNSTPSKNEGSAGRQFGNLNIFKQEEIKHMTRNYSMTFREEFHERLYNGVLGMVHAIIVKQVSTSSKTDREVFLKTMGILCQKYHKNVANVAGFHLGEYISECVYESCCELSQVNNGHISFSNQNLYEIICSTEKLPLHVRLSIAVQCLEGLVHIHSFLAENPESRGTSLFGNFRSANIFLDKNFMPKVFNANLSTFLGLCAVQQCTASVDCIHDQRSQKYYLDPKDVSDHLFNPKSDVYSFGVVLLELITWKTAKYKSGGQAHMLTTDFLDTYRIDHSATDFFVKKVYDEEGKCFLHEAIAIGVECLKLDVQMRPEMSDVLSRLRIISAAQSIRSKLMGPQAKDCGDHGPSQYIAPTPVNNDVKIPSPPTSTSTISLDILKKITRNFSNNSLIGEGSHAKVFFGVLKDGKNSAVKKLNPNEETIVQVSTISKMLKHDNVVQIHEYFIEGENRVLVYEYAPKGSLHDILHGREGVTGAQARPPLSWVQRVKIAITAAKGLEFLHEKAVPPVIHTNIKSSNILLFGNDVAKIGAG is encoded by the exons atgcggcggcggcagcgagcagCATGGCGCAGGCAGAGGCTGTGCACGGGCAGGCAAAAATACAGGCGGTGGCGCAGCGCCGTAGAGGCGCAACGGCCGACGAGGGGCAAGCAGCTAGCAGATCTGGCCATCAGGCCATCAATCCATCAAAGGGCATCAGGCATCGTCGCAGTGGGGCAagtagcagcagctagcagagCAAGCGTCAAGCCGCTAGCG GCAGGCAACCACCTGTTGCTTTCCAATTCTTCAGCTGGCTTACGCATGGATTGCCAAGAGAATAATCTCAAAAGTTTCCTTCAGACTAATGGGCATGTGGTTCTTCAAAGAGTGGACAACAACTATAGCCTGAGATATTTCACGAAAAATGAGGTATGGCACATCACCAATGGGTGTAGCATCATGCTGGGAAAGGGAGCATTCGGTGAGGTCTACAAAGGAATTCTAGACGACGGATGCCCTGTTGCTGTTAAGCGGTACATACATGGGAACCTGAAAGAGGAATTTGCTAAGGAGGTGATAGTGCACTCTCAAATAAATCACAAGAATGTTGTTAGACTCTTGGGCTGCTGCACGGAGGAAAATGCTCTAATGATTGTTATGGAGTTTATCTGTAATGGGAACCTCGACAATGTCCTCCACTGCAGCAACACCAAGGGATGTGTTCCTTTCCCCTTGTACAAACGTTTAGACATTGCTATTGAGGTTACTGAAGCGCTATGGTGCATGCATTCAATGTATAGTCCTGTTCTTCATGGTGATGTGAAACCTGCTAATATACTGTTAGATGAAAACCACTCACCAAAGATATCTGATTTTGGAATAGCAAGATTGCTTTGTGCTAATGGGGCTCAACATACCAAAAATATCATTGGTTCTATAGGTTATGTTGATCCTGCATTCTGCGAGAATGGAATTCTAACCCCAAAGAGTGATGTTTATAGCTTTGGAGTGGTTTTGCTGGAGATAATCACCAGAAAGAAAGCAGTGGATGGGACCATCACCCTTGCTCAAAGTTTCACTGATGCCATTGAAAAAGGGAAGAAAGTGATGAATTTGTTTGATGAGGAAATCAACGATAAACAAAACATGAACTTCCTTGAAGATATTGGGAAGTTGGCAGTTAAATGCTTGAGGAGGGATGTTAAAGTGCGCCCTGAAATGGTTGAAGTAGCAACCAGTCTAAGAATGATTAGGAAAGATCTGGAGGGAGAACTAGGGAATCTGACTCAGCAACATACAAGTACACCAAACAACTCAACTCCCTCAAAGAATGAAGGCTCAGCAGGACGCCAATTTGGCAATCTAAATATCTTCAAACAAGAGGAAATTAAGCATATGACAAGAAACTACAGCATGACCTTTAGGGAAGAATTCCATGAACGTCTATACAATGGAGTTCTTGGCATGGTTCATGCAATTATAGTAAAACAAGTGAGTACATCTTCAAAAACCGACCGAGAAGTGTTTCTGAAGACTATGGGCATACTATGCCAGAAGTATCACAAAAATGTCGCTAATGTTGCTGGCTTTCATTTAGGGGAATACATTTCAGAGTGCGTGTATGAATCTTGCTGTGAATTATCCCAGGTAAATAATGGCCATATTTCCTTCTCTAACCAAAACCTTTATGAGATCATCTGCTCCACGGAAAAACTTCCTCTTCATGTACGTTTGTCAATAGCTGTCCAGTGTTTAGAGGGCTTGGTTCATATCCATTCATTTTTAGCTGAAAATCCTGAATCGCGTGGCACAAGCCTGTTCGGAAATTTTAGGTCAGCCAATATTTTTCTAGACAAGAACTTCATGCCAAAAGTTTTCAATGCCAACTTATCAACATTTCTCGGGCTTTGCGCCGTGCAACAATGTACTGCCTCTGTTGATTGTATTCATGACCAAAGATCACAAAAATATTATTTAGACCCAAAGGATGTTTCTGATCATCTGTTCAACCCCAAGTCTGATGTTTATAGCTTTGGAGTTGTTCTTTTGGAACTCATTACTTGGAAGACAGCGAAATACAAGTCTGGTGGACAGGCTCATATGCTTACGACAGACTTCCTTGATACTTACAGAATAGACCATAGTGCAACAGACTTTTTTGTCAAGAAGGTTTATGACGAGGAAGGCAAGTGTTTCCTTCATGAAGCCATTGCTATTGGAGTTGAGTGCCTAAAACTTGATGTTCAAATGCGACCAGAAATGAGTGATGTTCTTTCCCGTCTCCGGATCATCTCTGCAGCTCAGAGTATCAGAAGCAAGCTCATGGGTCCACAAGCAAAAG ATTGTGGCGATCATGGACCTAGCCAATACATAGCCCCTACCCCTGTCAACAATGATGTCAAAATTCCTTCTCCACCAACTTCTACGTCGACCATTTCGCTGGACATACTGAAGAAAATAACTAGGAACTTCAGTAACAATTCCCTAATAGGAGAAGGCTCACACGCTAAAGTTTTCTTTGGAGTGCTTAAAGATGGAAAAAATTCTGCAGTAAAGAAGCTCAATCCTAATGAAGAAACTATAGTGCAG GTTTCAACCATTTCAAAAATGTTGAAGCATGACAATGTTGTCCAAATTCATGAGTATTTTATTGAAGGGGAAAATCGTGTTCTTGTTTATGAGTATGCACCAAAGGGCTCCTTGCATGATATTCTTCATG GTAGAGAAGGTGTCACAGGAGCCCAAGCAAGACCACCTCTATCATGGGTGCAGCGAGTGAAGATTGCTATAACTGCTGCAAAAGGGCTTGAGTTCCTCCACGAGAAGGCCGTGCCTCCTGTCATCCACACCAACATCAAGTCCAGCAACATACTTCTCTTTGGCAATGATGTTGCGAAAATAG GTGCAGGTTGA
- the LOC127782249 gene encoding uncharacterized protein LOC127782249 isoform X2: MRRRQRAAWRRQRLCTGRQKYRRWRSAVEAQRPTRGKQLADLAIRPSIHQRASGIVAVGQVAAASRASVKPLAAGNHLLLSNSSAGLRMDCQENNLKSFLQTNGHVVLQRVDNNYSLRYFTKNEVWHITNGCSIMLGKGAFGEVYKGILDDGCPVAVKRYIHGNLKEEFAKEVIVHSQINHKNVVRLLGCCTEENALMIVMEFICNGNLDNVLHCSNTKGCVPFPLYKRLDIAIEVTEALWCMHSMYSPVLHGDVKPANILLDENHSPKISDFGIARLLCANGAQHTKNIIGSIGYVDPAFCENGILTPKSDVYSFGVVLLEIITRKKAVDGTITLAQSFTDAIEKGKKVMNLFDEEINDKQNMNFLEDIGKLAVKCLRRDVKVRPEMVEVATSLRMIRKDLEGELGNLTQQHTSTPNNSTPSKNEGSAGRQFGNLNIFKQEEIKHMTRNYSMTFREEFHERLYNGVLGMVHAIIVKQVSTSSKTDREVFLKTMGILCQKYHKNVANVAGFHLGEYISECVYESCCELSQVNNGHISFSNQNLYEIICSTEKLPLHVRLSIAVQCLEGLVHIHSFLAENPESRGTSLFGNFRSANIFLDKNFMPKVFNANLSTFLGLCAVQQCTASVDCIHDQRSQKYYLDPKDVSDHLFNPKSDVYSFGVVLLELITWKTAKYKSGGQAHMLTTDFLDTYRIDHSATDFFVKKVYDEEGKCFLHEAIAIGVECLKLDVQMRPEMSDVLSRLRIISAAQSIRSKLMGPQAKDCGDHGPSQYIAPTPVNNDVKIPSPPTSTSTISLDILKKITRNFSNNSLIGEGSHAKVFFGVLKDGKNSAVKKLNPNEETIVQVSTISKMLKHDNVVQIHEYFIEGENRVLVYEYAPKGSLHDILHGREGVTGAQARPPLSWVQRVKIAITAAKGLEFLHEKAVPPVIHTNIKSSNILLFGNDVAKIGDLGVSKQLHVEDYDYSYTRVVPQIFRYEAPELRGQYSVKSDVYTFGVVLLELLTGRKVFDHTLPRGQMSLVTWATPRLSKDKVKQCVDPKLGRAFPLKAVARMAAVAALCIQFEAEFRPSMSIVVRALSMLESSTSSKQPSIGEAAGA; encoded by the exons atgcggcggcggcagcgagcagCATGGCGCAGGCAGAGGCTGTGCACGGGCAGGCAAAAATACAGGCGGTGGCGCAGCGCCGTAGAGGCGCAACGGCCGACGAGGGGCAAGCAGCTAGCAGATCTGGCCATCAGGCCATCAATCCATCAAAGGGCATCAGGCATCGTCGCAGTGGGGCAagtagcagcagctagcagagCAAGCGTCAAGCCGCTAGCG GCAGGCAACCACCTGTTGCTTTCCAATTCTTCAGCTGGCTTACGCATGGATTGCCAAGAGAATAATCTCAAAAGTTTCCTTCAGACTAATGGGCATGTGGTTCTTCAAAGAGTGGACAACAACTATAGCCTGAGATATTTCACGAAAAATGAGGTATGGCACATCACCAATGGGTGTAGCATCATGCTGGGAAAGGGAGCATTCGGTGAGGTCTACAAAGGAATTCTAGACGACGGATGCCCTGTTGCTGTTAAGCGGTACATACATGGGAACCTGAAAGAGGAATTTGCTAAGGAGGTGATAGTGCACTCTCAAATAAATCACAAGAATGTTGTTAGACTCTTGGGCTGCTGCACGGAGGAAAATGCTCTAATGATTGTTATGGAGTTTATCTGTAATGGGAACCTCGACAATGTCCTCCACTGCAGCAACACCAAGGGATGTGTTCCTTTCCCCTTGTACAAACGTTTAGACATTGCTATTGAGGTTACTGAAGCGCTATGGTGCATGCATTCAATGTATAGTCCTGTTCTTCATGGTGATGTGAAACCTGCTAATATACTGTTAGATGAAAACCACTCACCAAAGATATCTGATTTTGGAATAGCAAGATTGCTTTGTGCTAATGGGGCTCAACATACCAAAAATATCATTGGTTCTATAGGTTATGTTGATCCTGCATTCTGCGAGAATGGAATTCTAACCCCAAAGAGTGATGTTTATAGCTTTGGAGTGGTTTTGCTGGAGATAATCACCAGAAAGAAAGCAGTGGATGGGACCATCACCCTTGCTCAAAGTTTCACTGATGCCATTGAAAAAGGGAAGAAAGTGATGAATTTGTTTGATGAGGAAATCAACGATAAACAAAACATGAACTTCCTTGAAGATATTGGGAAGTTGGCAGTTAAATGCTTGAGGAGGGATGTTAAAGTGCGCCCTGAAATGGTTGAAGTAGCAACCAGTCTAAGAATGATTAGGAAAGATCTGGAGGGAGAACTAGGGAATCTGACTCAGCAACATACAAGTACACCAAACAACTCAACTCCCTCAAAGAATGAAGGCTCAGCAGGACGCCAATTTGGCAATCTAAATATCTTCAAACAAGAGGAAATTAAGCATATGACAAGAAACTACAGCATGACCTTTAGGGAAGAATTCCATGAACGTCTATACAATGGAGTTCTTGGCATGGTTCATGCAATTATAGTAAAACAAGTGAGTACATCTTCAAAAACCGACCGAGAAGTGTTTCTGAAGACTATGGGCATACTATGCCAGAAGTATCACAAAAATGTCGCTAATGTTGCTGGCTTTCATTTAGGGGAATACATTTCAGAGTGCGTGTATGAATCTTGCTGTGAATTATCCCAGGTAAATAATGGCCATATTTCCTTCTCTAACCAAAACCTTTATGAGATCATCTGCTCCACGGAAAAACTTCCTCTTCATGTACGTTTGTCAATAGCTGTCCAGTGTTTAGAGGGCTTGGTTCATATCCATTCATTTTTAGCTGAAAATCCTGAATCGCGTGGCACAAGCCTGTTCGGAAATTTTAGGTCAGCCAATATTTTTCTAGACAAGAACTTCATGCCAAAAGTTTTCAATGCCAACTTATCAACATTTCTCGGGCTTTGCGCCGTGCAACAATGTACTGCCTCTGTTGATTGTATTCATGACCAAAGATCACAAAAATATTATTTAGACCCAAAGGATGTTTCTGATCATCTGTTCAACCCCAAGTCTGATGTTTATAGCTTTGGAGTTGTTCTTTTGGAACTCATTACTTGGAAGACAGCGAAATACAAGTCTGGTGGACAGGCTCATATGCTTACGACAGACTTCCTTGATACTTACAGAATAGACCATAGTGCAACAGACTTTTTTGTCAAGAAGGTTTATGACGAGGAAGGCAAGTGTTTCCTTCATGAAGCCATTGCTATTGGAGTTGAGTGCCTAAAACTTGATGTTCAAATGCGACCAGAAATGAGTGATGTTCTTTCCCGTCTCCGGATCATCTCTGCAGCTCAGAGTATCAGAAGCAAGCTCATGGGTCCACAAGCAAAAG ATTGTGGCGATCATGGACCTAGCCAATACATAGCCCCTACCCCTGTCAACAATGATGTCAAAATTCCTTCTCCACCAACTTCTACGTCGACCATTTCGCTGGACATACTGAAGAAAATAACTAGGAACTTCAGTAACAATTCCCTAATAGGAGAAGGCTCACACGCTAAAGTTTTCTTTGGAGTGCTTAAAGATGGAAAAAATTCTGCAGTAAAGAAGCTCAATCCTAATGAAGAAACTATAGTGCAG GTTTCAACCATTTCAAAAATGTTGAAGCATGACAATGTTGTCCAAATTCATGAGTATTTTATTGAAGGGGAAAATCGTGTTCTTGTTTATGAGTATGCACCAAAGGGCTCCTTGCATGATATTCTTCATG GTAGAGAAGGTGTCACAGGAGCCCAAGCAAGACCACCTCTATCATGGGTGCAGCGAGTGAAGATTGCTATAACTGCTGCAAAAGGGCTTGAGTTCCTCCACGAGAAGGCCGTGCCTCCTGTCATCCACACCAACATCAAGTCCAGCAACATACTTCTCTTTGGCAATGATGTTGCGAAAATAGGTGATCTCGGTGTCTCGAAGCAGCTTCATGTTGAAGATTATGATTACAGTTATACACGAGTAGTTCCACAGATTTTTCGCTATGAAGCACCAGA GTTGAGAGGACAGTATAGTGTAAAGAGCGATGTCTACACCTTTGGGGTTGTATTGTTGGAGCTTTTAACTGGTCGCAAAGTATTTGATCATACACTTCCGCGTGGCCAGATGAGCCTTGTAACATGG GCTACACCAAGGCTTAGTAAAGACAAGGTGAAACAATGCGTAGATCCAAAGCTTGGACGAGCATTCCCACTCAAGGCTGTTGCCAGG